A part of Capsicum annuum cultivar UCD-10X-F1 chromosome 6, UCD10Xv1.1, whole genome shotgun sequence genomic DNA contains:
- the LOC124899480 gene encoding uncharacterized mitochondrial protein AtMg00810-like gives MSGCQPVNTPVEKGLKLCIEEGQIPVDKGRYQRLVGRLMYLAHRRPDLAYALSIVSQFMHNPGKKHMEEVMILLRYLLRYLKFSPGRGILFKKNATIEDIVVYTDADWAGALVDRRSTSGYFTFVGGNLVTWRSKKQHVVSRSSSKAEY, from the coding sequence ATGTCAGGTTGTCAACCTGTTAATACACCAGTTGAAAAAGGATTGAAACTATGCATAGAAGAAGGCCAAATTCCTGTTGATAAAGGAAGATATCAAAGGCTTGTTGGGAGACTAATGTATTTGGCTCACAGAAGACCTGATCTAGCATATGCCTTGAGTATTGTCAGTCAATTCATGCATAATCCTGGAAAGAAACATATGGAGGAAGTCATGATATTACTAAGATACTTATTGAGATACTTAAAGTTTTCACCTGGAAGAGGTATTTTGTTCAAGAAAAATGCAACGATAGAAGATATTGTTGTATATACTGATGCTGATTGGGCTGGAGCATTAGTagataggagatctacatctggTTATTTTACATTCGTAGGAGGTAATCTTGTTACCTGGAGGAGCAAGAAACAACATGTGGTTTCTCGCTCAAGCTCAAAAGCTGAATATTGA